In Triticum urartu cultivar G1812 chromosome 6, Tu2.1, whole genome shotgun sequence, the following proteins share a genomic window:
- the LOC125515287 gene encoding probable N-acetyltransferase HLS1-like yields the protein MGEGEESRKDTMAIRVREFDMERDLAAVEELERRCQVGLSDDQADDAEHDDGGAKKCRRRRKKKRGMSLYVEQIGDPFARVRHSPDYVMLVAEYGEEGAGEAVGVIKACVRTVSRGKTMTKTKQQFAKVACLLGLRVSPSHRRLGIATELVRRAEAWCAARGAAHATMATTASNAASLALFAGRFGYAPFRRPVFLGHPVHRHRARVPGAHRVLQLPPPLAAAAYAALLSPAEFVPADLPALLAHKLTLGTYLAVERGPDPSLPPSFALLSVWDATRSLRLRVGGAAPLLRASLAAARALDQHAPWLRVPSLPDVFRPFGTYLLYGLRMSGPEGPALLRSLCRHAHNVARKNPACAVVAADLGPDDPAAAAVPHWPSFSCDEDVWCVKKLGVAADGAGNAGDDDDDWTTAPPADVLFVDPREF from the exons ATGGGCGAGGGCGAGGAGAGTAGGAAGGACACGATGGCGATACGGGTCCGGGAGTTCGACATGGAGAGGGACCTGGCGGCGGTGGAGGAGCTGGAGCGCCGGTGCCAGGTCGGCCTCTCGGACGACCAGGCGGACGACGCTGAACACGACGATGGCGGCGCCAAGAAgtgcaggaggaggaggaagaagaagaggggcATGTCGCTCTACGTGGAGCAGATCGGCGACCCGTTCGCCCGGGTGCGCCACTCGCCGGACTATGTCATGCTG GTTGCCGAGTACGGCGAGGAAGGAGCTGGGGAGGCGGTGGGCGTGATCAAGGCCTGCGTCCGGACGGTGAGCCGGGGGAAGACGATGACGAAGACGAAGCAGCAGTTCGCCAAGGTGGCCTGCCTCCTCGGCCTCAGGGTCTCCCCGTCCCACAG GCGGCTCGGGATCGCGACGGAGCTGGTGAGGCGCGCCGAGGCGTGGTGCGCGGCGAGGGGCGCGGCGCACGCCACCATGGCGACCACGGCGTCCAACGCCGCCTCGCTCGCGCTCTTCGCGGGGCGCTTCGGCTACGCGCCGTTCCGGCGGCCGGTGTTCCTCGGCCACCCGGTGCACCGGCACCGCGCGCGCGTCCCCGGCGCGCACCGCGTGCTgcagctgccgccgccgctcgcGGCCGCGGCCTACGCCGCCCTGCTCTCCCCGGCCGAGTTCGTCCCGGCCGACCTCCCGGCGCTGCTCGCGCACAAGCTCACCCTCGGCACGTACCTCGCCGTCGAGCGCGGCCCGGACCCGTCCCTCCCGCCGTCCTTCGCGCTGCTCAGCGTCTGGGACGCCACGCGCTCCCTCCGCCTCCGCGTCGGCGGCGCCGCGCCGCTCCTCCGCGCGTCCCTCGCCGCGGCGCGCGCGCTCGACCAGCACGCGCCGTGGCTGCGCGTGCCGTCGCTCCCCGACGTGTTCCGCCCGTTCGGCACGTACCTGCTCTACGGCCTCCGCATGTCCGGGCCCGAGGGCCCCGCGCTGCTCCGCTCGCTGTGCCGCCACGCGCACAACGTCGCGCGCAAGAACCCGGCCTGCGCCGTCGTGGCCGCCGATCTCGGCCCCgacgaccccgccgccgccgcggtcCCGCACTGGCCTAGCTTCTCGTGCGACGAGGACGTCTGGTGCGTCAAGAAGCTCGGCGTCGCCGCTGACGGTGCCGGCAATGCcggcgacgatgacgacgacTGGACGACGGCGCCGCCGGCTGACGTCCTGTTCGTGGATCCCCGGGAGTTCTGA
- the LOC125517214 gene encoding chorismate mutase 2, cytosolic isoform X2 produces MDAGGGEQLRLAAVRDQLIREEDSIVFALIERAKRPRNTPAYSAAAAAAGSLAEFFVREAEVLHAKVLHPFASLVCVNDAIWKMYFNELLPLFTADGDDGNYAETVALDFACLQALSRRIHCGKYVAEVKFKDAPQDYSPPIRAKDTNALMNLLTFTAVEEKVKKRVEKKARIFGQNVTLEDSVGKQDGDACDSHCKVDPKVLSKLYDMWVMPLTKDVEVEYLLRRLD; encoded by the exons ATGGACGCGGGGGGCGGCGAGCAGCTGAGGCTGGCCGCGGTGCGCGACCAGCTGATCCGCGAGGAGGACTCCATCGTCTTCGCGCTCATCGAGCGGGCCAAACGCCCGCGCAACACGCCGGCCTactcggccgccgccgccgccgccggctccCTCGCCGAGTTCTTCGTTCGGGAAGCCGAGGTCCTGCACGCCAAG GTTTTGCACCCTTTTGCTTCATTGGTCTGTGTGAATGATGCAATATGGAAGATGTATTTCAATGAATTGCTACCATTATTCACTGCGGATGGCGATGATGGCAACTATGCAGAAACAGTTGCATTAGATTTTGCATGTCTGCAG GCTCTCTCAAGAAGAATTCATTGTGGCAAATATGTTGCTGAGGTGAAATTCAAAGACGCGCCTCAAGATTATAGCCCACCAATACGTGCTAAG GACACTAATGCTCTGATGAACTTACTAACGTTCACGGCTGTTGAAGAAAAGGTCAAGAAGAGAGTAGAGAAGAAGGCAAGGATATTTGGACAGAATGTCACTCTGGAGGACAGTGTAGGCAAGCAAGATGGTGATGCCTGTGACAGTCACTGTAAAGTTGATCCAAAAGTGCTTTCTAAGCTATATGATATGTGGGTAATGCCTTTAACGAAGGATGTTGAAGTCGAATATCTTCTCCGGCGTCTTGACTGA
- the LOC125517214 gene encoding chorismate mutase 2, cytosolic isoform X1, which translates to MDAGGGEQLRLAAVRDQLIREEDSIVFALIERAKRPRNTPAYSAAAAAAGSLAEFFVREAEVLHAKAGHYQKPEDVPFFSQDLPPPVFPTKGRPKVLHPFASLVCVNDAIWKMYFNELLPLFTADGDDGNYAETVALDFACLQALSRRIHCGKYVAEVKFKDAPQDYSPPIRAKDTNALMNLLTFTAVEEKVKKRVEKKARIFGQNVTLEDSVGKQDGDACDSHCKVDPKVLSKLYDMWVMPLTKDVEVEYLLRRLD; encoded by the exons ATGGACGCGGGGGGCGGCGAGCAGCTGAGGCTGGCCGCGGTGCGCGACCAGCTGATCCGCGAGGAGGACTCCATCGTCTTCGCGCTCATCGAGCGGGCCAAACGCCCGCGCAACACGCCGGCCTactcggccgccgccgccgccgccggctccCTCGCCGAGTTCTTCGTTCGGGAAGCCGAGGTCCTGCACGCCAAG GCTGGACACTATCAAAAGCCAGAAGATGTTCCATTCTTCTCTCAAGATCTTCCACCACCTGTCTTTCCTACCAAAGGTCGCCCAAAG GTTTTGCACCCTTTTGCTTCATTGGTCTGTGTGAATGATGCAATATGGAAGATGTATTTCAATGAATTGCTACCATTATTCACTGCGGATGGCGATGATGGCAACTATGCAGAAACAGTTGCATTAGATTTTGCATGTCTGCAG GCTCTCTCAAGAAGAATTCATTGTGGCAAATATGTTGCTGAGGTGAAATTCAAAGACGCGCCTCAAGATTATAGCCCACCAATACGTGCTAAG GACACTAATGCTCTGATGAACTTACTAACGTTCACGGCTGTTGAAGAAAAGGTCAAGAAGAGAGTAGAGAAGAAGGCAAGGATATTTGGACAGAATGTCACTCTGGAGGACAGTGTAGGCAAGCAAGATGGTGATGCCTGTGACAGTCACTGTAAAGTTGATCCAAAAGTGCTTTCTAAGCTATATGATATGTGGGTAATGCCTTTAACGAAGGATGTTGAAGTCGAATATCTTCTCCGGCGTCTTGACTGA